The genomic segment ATATAAGGGATCCCTTGGTTCGGAGCGAAAAAGCAATGTCACTCGATCATTATCAAACTGACTGCAATCTTTTTCTGTCCGTGAGGATCCCACCAAAGCGCCTTGCACTTCTAATAGGCCATGAAATAGATCCGAATCATTCTCAATGAATCCATAAGAAGTGATCCTATTTTTTTCATCGGGTCCGGGTAGAGACCAAAGGTCTTGAGCGACCGATCCGGCAGAACAACTCAAAAGATAAAGAAGTATCGTGAATTTCTTCATGCTCGTTCCAAGTTCGAAGTACCATTTGTACAAATAAGAATCCCCTTCGTTACATGATTTCTTCTTCATATAGATAGATATAGGATCTATGGGGCAATTACTTATAAGTACATTTTGTGCAACAACCCTTCCTATCTGATAGAAAAGGATCCCATGATCCTGAACCGATCTTACCTGGGATCGCAAATCCCAAGTTTGTCTATGAAGAGCAGATCTAATTGTATTAGTGTCTATAATTGATTTCTTCTGTGTAATACTAATTGATAAGGCCTCATTGGTAAGTGCTACAAGATCTCGTGCACTGGAACCCATGGTTATGGACTCGAATCCATTAGTATGGAACATTTTCTTTTCCAAGTGAAATCCCCTAGTATAGGAAAGAGTGAAAAAGTGCTTTCGTTGTTGTGGAATAAGAAGCCTTCTTATTTTAATGCATGTATTTAATTTATTCGGGGCTATTAGAGCGGGATCCACTTTTTGGGGAATATGAGTCGAAGCAATAACAAGACTATTTCTAGTCGAACATCTTTCACAATCCCTGGAGAGAGAGTTCACCAAGAGACCGAGGGCTAAGTAATTCGACTCATTCACATCAAGATCATGAATGTTTGGAATCCATATTATGCAAGGAGACATTGCTTTTGCTAATTCGAATTGAAGGGTGATATAAAATCGGTCTATTTCCGACATCATATCCATAGTTAGCGCATTCATCATAGTTAGAAGCTCCAGCTCCGTATCAAGTTCACGATCAATATCGTTACTAGCATCAATATCGTCACTATCATCAATATCGATATCATCAAGAAAAAAACCTTTCGGCTTGTTATCCAGGAACTTGTTCAGACATACTGTAATGAAAGGAACATAGGAGTTTGTCGCTAGGTATTTGACCAAATAGGATCGTCCGGTTCCTATAGAACCTATCACTAAAATACTCCTAGAGGGGGATAGGGCTAAGCGGAGCGAAAAGGGTTTTCCATGAGACGGGAAATGAAAACTATTAGCCCCACACGAAGTTTGTGAATAAGTGATTGTCTGATAATGAGCAAGGAATATCCGTCTTTCTGCTAAACAGGATGTATTGAACTCATAATTCATTAGATACTTTTTATGAATGTCAACTAAGTATCGTAAGTAAATTGTTCCCGGTTGTTCAATCATTTGATAACCAGAGTCATTCTTTGATAAATGATCACTATGAGTCAGACTCAATAGAATTTGATCAATCCTTTTTTCTGCCCTTAAGGTGGAGAACTGAACCAAGAATTCTCTTTCTTTATCATCAATCGAATCACTGTTCGCGACCCAGGATTCTATTTTATCATCAATCCAATCACCGCTCACGTTTTTTCTTTTTCTTATCAATGAATAGATGTCTTTACTTGTATGACTTAGATGTCTCGTATTTCTCGAAAAAGTGATTCGATTGATGGGATTTGGTATGATACTTATGAGATCGATGATATCGATGAAGTTTATTTTCAAATCTGTCTTCTTAGAACGTATTGATTTGACCCCATAAGCGGGATCACCACCCCATAGCATGTTGCCGCCAGAACCCCGTATTTCTTCTAGACAATCTCCTAATTGTTCCAGAGCAACTAGAAAAAGATTCTTTAACCAGAAAGAATTCTGTTCAGATGTAGGATACCTATCCAGAAGTTTTCGCAACTCAATCATGTATGATGGAATCATCAAAGATTTGATCTTTTCGAACTCTGTCTGTAACTCACTATAGGCTCGGGAAACAAAGAGAAGATGTGTACGAACGATATATCCAGCAACAAGAAGAAGGAAAAGGATTGAATAGAGGACCTCACGAACATTTGGCGATCTCAGATGTGTCGATATCAACGATGACTCATTATTTCGATGAATCATTTCTTCGGACAGAAGAAGATTATGTAAAGACTTACTCGAAATCTCACTTATCAGATTCCTTTGTGGAAGACACAATTTTTTCTGAAGAATTCGCCATGATATATCTAATCCATACATAATATCATGAAAAATGGATACAAATTTTTGACTGCTACTTAGTATCCGCAATAGGTCTGAAAAAATATCTAAAAATATCAAATTTAGATATTTGTACCCTGTCGAAGTAAAGAACCATGGCATATATGTTTGGAATAGATTCCATTTTGAGAGAGTTGAAAAAGCACTATCTCGTTGAAAGGTTCTATCCATCTGCCCTTTGTCAACGCATTTTTTTAGGCAAAGACTCCGTTTTTTCCTCTGTAAATATTTCTCAGAACATGGAGTGTGAATCAAACCCACGTTTGAATTGAAATTGAGATACTGATGCAAGCTCTTCTCTTCTGAATCGGATAGATTCATATCTGAAAGAGTTTGACAATACGTTCTTTCCAAATTTACTCTTTGTCCCTCTATTAGAGGTGTTCCAGAAATGTCTGCAATCGAGTAAATAGCTCTACGAACTAATGGATCGGATCGAATTGGAAAATGGAAAGATTTGTACAAGTTATACCTTTCGTCACCACTTTGTGGAAAATCGTTAGATATGAATATGTTAGATACCTGTGACTCGATTGACGAAGGTGAAATAGTATCTCTCTCCAAAAAAGCATGTTTTTTTTTACCACCACACGAAGAAAATATTTTGTTGTGAATGAACAAGATAGTGAGGAATTGTCCATACGTAAAATCAGAATTATTGAGACGGGCCTTTTCCACATAAAAAGGGAATCTTTTGTTACAATAGAAGCAGAAGTGATGTGGATTATTCAAGAATCGAAGTCGATTTGCTTTAGAAAAAGAAGATATCAATGAACTTCTCTGAAATGGTTTCACGGGATTCAGCCAATTGTCTTGATCGTGGGATACGATTGAGAAATAGGAATCCGTGTTATCAAAAGATTTCCTGCGATTCTTTCTAGTATGGAATGAGTCAATCATCCACTTTGGTATCTTATTGAACAAAAATGGTGATATTGTTCCTCCATTGATCAAGAATTTCGATTTTTGAGAAGTATTATGATCATCCAATAAAAAGGGTTTCAATTTTTTAAAATGAACGATTTGAAGACCTATTGATTCTAACAACTGATTGCAGGGTTGATCGTTCGGACCTTTCAATTCATAGATGTGGATCTCAGACCTATGAATGGGGATATTCTCGAAACTCACAAAGAAAAAAGGAAGTGAGTTAGACAAAAAGAGAAGTAACTTGGACAAAAAACGAAGTAACTTGGACAAAAAGAAACGAAGTGACTTAGACAAATCTTTTTTATCAATAACCTCAGACCAATCAATCGAATATTGATTAATACATAATCGATCGAACACTACTTGAAAACGGCTCTTCCGCTCAGAAACGAAATGTTTCAAATGCTCCTGGAAATTCTTGCTCCCATTGGACCATTTGTATCTATATGCATTAGGATCCCGATTTATGGATCTCTCGGTTCGAGAAAGAAAAATAAGAGGATCGAACCATTTCTTCTGACTCTTTTTCAAATTCGATAAATGTTGGTTGATCGTATCTTTCATTATAGTTCTATGATTCAGAGTATCATTTCCTATTAGATCCCTTTGAATTCCATATTCGAAGTTGCGATCAGGTCTCTTCATTAAAAAGAATCGATTCAATACATTTCTTATGTACCCATAGGGACTATATTGGAATTGGATTTGAATCAGATTTCGGATCAATCTATATTGATTGACTGCCTCCATTATGTTGTTGCTAGCAAATACCACTCTTTTTGGTTTTGGATCTTCAAAAAAATTCCCGCAGGAGATCCGGACCCAATTTTTTCTGATCCTTCGATAAAAAGATTCATTTTCTTCATAAAAAATAGGAGGTAGAACCAATAAAGATTTCTTTTTCAATTCATCCCTGGAGTTGAAAACCTCCTTCAAGAATTGTCTTTGATCCAATCCGTAGGAATCAATAGAAAAGGCAAATCCCTTATGATACACCAGATCCGGCTCGGTTATTGATAGAGTGAATAGATCTGCCATTTCTTGAAATCTCTCTTCTGACTCAAAATCGTGGCGTAACGTGTATCCCCCCCTCTTCCGTTCATGGAATAGATGAAATAAATAAAAAAATGGATTTTTGTTCAAGAATGAAATCTTATTGGAACTGTCCATATCCAGTTCATCCTTCGGAACCGTATCACATCCCAGATCTGATGAAATAGGATGAATTGAGACGGTATTTTGTAAATACGTAATTATCTTGAATATATTAACTATTTCTTTATTTTCCGATCGCCTGGAAGGGACAAAAGAAACATCTTGTTCTTTCTTCAACAATTTCTGATCCCTAGTGGACCTCTCAGTAGGATTCGAACCCAGATGAAGTTCTGACCATCTGTCAGAGAAAAAAGAACGAATGGCTCTTGTAGAATTCCAAAAAAATTCTTCGCTTTCTTCCGGAAGCAGATGATTATTCATTCGCTTTTCACGTTCCGTGAATAGCCGGGGCATTGAGGAATATCCAGAAAGGTATTTAGGGAATCGGTCTGATTCTATCTCTCTTCCTTCCGTTTGAATAAAGGAAGGATCCCAAAGAATCGATCTTTCTTTTAGTTGTTGAATCTCTCTTTGATTGATCAATGTGTGATAGTGATATTCCGAATCCTCATTACTAATGGAATCGAAAGGATCTATGAATTGATCAGAAGATCCGTTCAATTGGCTAGAATCCGTTACTTGAACGAAACTAGATCTTGTAGAATCATATTGAATATTTGACGATACATTTCGTACCTTGCTAAAAAATCTATCCTTGTTTACCAACCACACATTGTCTAACCAAATCCAATTCTCTCTCGATATTTTCCTCAAAAAATCCGATTCGTGCGGATTCTTCCCCCAACTAACGAAGAGATCTTGGTGGAATTGCCACATATGAAATTGAGCACAATTTTGCAAAGAAATAGCCCGCTTGTTTCTCGAGAAGAGATGGGAAACATGCTCAATATCATTTGATTGAATAGTTGACCCAGCTCCTTGTTGTTTGAAGAAACCCTCCACTTCAATTGGTATTTTTTCACGAAAAGCAAACATGAGATAACAAATCCAGTCTTTCACTAAGATTTCGAATAGCTGTCCCGAATTCAAGTTGATTATGTTTCGCCTCTTATTCGGAGAAAGACGATCAAACAATTCCCAATCATGGCCCTTGCGGATCGGATCATCCATATAATATACAAAAAGAAACTCCAGATATTTGATATCTTTCTCTTTAAATGAGATATCAATTCCAGCGACGGTTTCATTAGATATCTTACAACAAAAATCCCTCTTTTTTCCGATCCAGTTCCTCCACCACCGCGAACTCCAGTTAGATTCAGGCATGATACACTTTTTAGTTATTGGGAGAACCCGAGTACTCTCTTTCGGATCCCGGAAACAGCTCTCAGAGATCTTTTTTCCTTTTGTAAAATACAGGAGCGAAACAATCAACCTATTGATATTGGAAGACCCAAAAGATTCTTCCGATGTATCATTTCTGGGTCCAATGGAATTCATAGGTATAGGAAGAAGCCCTTTCAAATAGAGATTTTTGCTTTCGACCATATTTCGATTGTTAATACGATATAGAAGGGCCGCTACTACAAATAGTACTACACCCTTGATCGTGAAATATCGATTGCTTGTTGAACCCTGTGAATTGCGCAAAAGTAGGATACTAAAAATTCGAGGGTCCAAGAGTTTTCTAAAACGTTCTTGGTGGAAAAAAATATGAATGAAAGATCCCACTGAATTGATTTGGGTCCATGAATCTAAGAAATAGTGAGAATTCTTGATCTCTCTCACTATTTCTCTCAATTCGAAAATCCAGGATTTGAATTGATGTCCTTTCATTGATTCCTCCTAAATTGCATTGATTTATCCTAAAGATTTCATTTCAATTGGAATTTGGTTATTCACCATGTACGAGGATCCCCACTAAGCATCCATGGCTGAATGGTTAAAGCGCCCAACTCATAATTGGCGAATTCGTAGGTTCAATTCCTACTGGATGCACGCCAATGGGACCCTCCAATAAGTCTATTGGAATTGGCTCTGTATCAATGGAATCTTCTCATCATCTATACATAACGAATTGGTGTGGTATATTCATATCATAACATAACATATGAACAGTAAGAACTAGCATTCTTATTGAGACTAGAACTCATAGGGAAGAAAATCGATTTATGGATGGAATCAAATATGCAGTATTTACAGACAAAAGTATTCGGTTATTGGGGAAAAATCAATATACTTTTAATGTCGAATCAGGATCAACTAGGACAGAAATAAAGCATTGGGTCGAACTCTTCTTTGGTGTCAAGGTAATAGCTATGAATAGTCATCGACTCCCCGGAAAGGTTAAAAGAATGGGACCTATTCTGGGACATACAATGCATTACAGACGTATGATCATTACGCTTCAACCGGGTTATTCTATTCCACCTCTTAGAAAGAAAAGAACTTAAATCAAAATACTTAATAGCATGGCGATACATTTATACAAAACTTCTACCCCGAGCACACGCAATGGAGCCGTAGACAGTCAAGTGAAATCCAATCCACGAAATAATTTGATCTATGGGCAGCATCATTGTGGTAAAGGTCGTAATGCCAGAGGAATCATTACCGTAAGGCATAGAGGGGGAGGTCATAAGCGTCTATACCGTAAAATAGATTTTCGACGAAATACAAAAGACATATATGGTAGAATCGTAACCATAGAATACGACCCTAATCGAAATGCATACATTTGTCTCATACACTATGGGGATGGTGAGAAGAGATATATTTTACATCCCAGAGGGGCTATAATTGGAGATACCATTGTTTCTGGTACAGAAGTTCCTATAAAAATGGGAAATGCCCTACCTTTGAGTGCGGTTTGAACTATTTGATTTACGTAATTGGAAGTAACCAATTAGGTTTACGACAAAACCTAGAAATCGATCACTGATCCAATTTGAGTACCTCTGCAGGATAGACCTCAACAGAAAACTGAAGAGTAACGGCAGCAAGTGATTGAGTTCAGTAGTTCCTCATATAAAATTATTGACTCTAGAGATATAGTAATATGGAGAAGACAAAATTGTTTCAAGCACCGACAGAACCATAAGCGCCCCTTGTTTCAAAGAGAGGAGGACGGGTTATTCACATTTCATTTGATGGTCAGAGGCGAATTGAAAGCTAAGCAGTGGTAATTCTAAAGATTCCCCCGGGGAAAAATAGAGATGTCTCCTACGTTACCCATAATATGTGGAAGTATCGACGTAATTTCATAGAGTCATTCGGTCTGAATGCTACATGAAGAACATAAGCCAGATGACGGAACGGGAAGACCTAGGATGTAGAAGATCATAACATAAGTTATTCGGCAGATTTTGATTCCTATATATCCACTCGTGTGGTACTTCTACCATATATAGAAGAATTCTACGATATATATAAGATAAGATCCATCCGTATAGATATCATCATCTACATTCAGAAAGCCGTATGCTTTGGAAGAAGCTTGTACAGTTTGGGAAGGGGTTTTGATTGATCAAAAAGAAGAATCTACTTCAACCGATATGCCCTTAGGCACGGCCATACATAATATAGAAATCACACTTGGAAAGGGTGGACAATTAGCTAGAGCAGCGGGTGCTGTAGCGAAACTGATTGCAAAAGAGGGGAAATCGGCCACATTAAAATTACCTTCTGGAGAGGTCCGTTTGATATCCAAAAACTGCTCAGCAACAGTCGGACAAGTGGGAAATGTTGGGGTAAACCAGAAAAGTTTGGGTAGAGCCGGATCGAAATGTTGGCTAGGTAAACGTCCTGTAGTAAGAGGAGTAGTTATGAACCCTGTCGACCACCCCCATGGAGGTGGTGAAGGGAGGGCTCCAATTGGTAGAAAAAAACCCGTAACCCCCTGGGGTTATCCTGCGCTTGGAAGAAGAACTAGAAAAAGGAAAAAATATAGTGAGACTTTGATTCTTCGTCGCCGTAGTAAATAGGAGAGAAAATCGAATTTCTTTCTTCGTCTTAAAAAAAATAGGAGTTAATTAACTGTGACACGTTCACTAAAAAAAAATCCTTTTGTAGCAAAGCATTTATTAAGAAAAATAGAGAAGCTTAATACAAAGGCGGAAAAAGAAAT from the Brassica napus chloroplast, complete genome genome contains:
- the ycf2 gene encoding Ycf2, giving the protein MKGHQFKSWIFELREIVREIKNSHYFLDSWTQINSVGSFIHIFFHQERFRKLLDPRIFSILLLRNSQGSTSNRYFTIKGVVLFVVAALLYRINNRNMVESKNLYLKGLLPIPMNSIGPRNDTSEESFGSSNINRLIVSLLYFTKGKKISESCFRDPKESTRVLPITKKCIMPESNWSSRWWRNWIGKKRDFCCKISNETVAGIDISFKEKDIKYLEFLFVYYMDDPIRKGHDWELFDRLSPNKRRNIINLNSGQLFEILVKDWICYLMFAFREKIPIEVEGFFKQQGAGSTIQSNDIEHVSHLFSRNKRAISLQNCAQFHMWQFHQDLFVSWGKNPHESDFLRKISRENWIWLDNVWLVNKDRFFSKVRNVSSNIQYDSTRSSFVQVTDSSQLNGSSDQFIDPFDSISNEDSEYHYHTLINQREIQQLKERSILWDPSFIQTEGREIESDRFPKYLSGYSSMPRLFTEREKRMNNHLLPEESEEFFWNSTRAIRSFFSDRWSELHLGSNPTERSTRDQKLLKKEQDVSFVPSRRSENKEIVNIFKIITYLQNTVSIHPISSDLGCDTVPKDELDMDSSNKISFLNKNPFFYLFHLFHERKRGGYTLRHDFESEERFQEMADLFTLSITEPDLVYHKGFAFSIDSYGLDQRQFLKEVFNSRDELKKKSLLVLPPIFYEENESFYRRIRKNWVRISCGNFFEDPKPKRVVFASNNIMEAVNQYRLIRNLIQIQFQYSPYGYIRNVLNRFFLMKRPDRNFEYGIQRDLIGNDTLNHRTIMKDTINQHLSNLKKSQKKWFDPLIFLSRTERSINRDPNAYRYKWSNGSKNFQEHLKHFVSERKSRFQVVFDRLCINQYSIDWSEVIDKKDLSKSLRFFLSKLLRFLSKLLLFLSNSLPFFFVSFENIPIHRSEIHIYELKGPNDQPCNQLLESIGLQIVHFKKLKPFLLDDHNTSQKSKFLINGGTISPFLFNKIPKWMIDSFHTRKNRRKSFDNTDSYFSIVSHDQDNWLNPVKPFQRSSLISSFSKANRLRFLNNPHHFCFYCNKRFPFYVEKARLNNSDFTYGQFLTILFIHNKIFSSCGGKKKHAFLERDTISPSSIESQVSNIFISNDFPQSGDERYNLYKSFHFPIRSDPLVRRAIYSIADISGTPLIEGQRVNLERTYCQTLSDMNLSDSEEKSLHQYLNFNSNVGLIHTPCSEKYLQRKKRSLCLKKCVDKGQMDRTFQRDSAFSTLSKWNLFQTYMPWFFTSTGYKYLNLIFLDIFSDLLRILSSSQKFVSIFHDIMYGLDISWRILQKKLCLPQRNLISEISSKSLHNLLLSEEMIHRNNESSLISTHLRSPNVREVLYSILFLLLVAGYIVRTHLLFVSRAYSELQTEFEKIKSLMIPSYMIELRKLLDRYPTSEQNSFWLKNLFLVALEQLGDCLEEIRGSGGNMLWGGDPAYGVKSIRSKKTDLKINFIDIIDLISIIPNPINRITFSRNTRHLSHTSKDIYSLIRKRKNVSGDWIDDKIESWVANSDSIDDKEREFLVQFSTLRAEKRIDQILLSLTHSDHLSKNDSGYQMIEQPGTIYLRYLVDIHKKYLMNYEFNTSCLAERRIFLAHYQTITYSQTSCGANSFHFPSHGKPFSLRLALSPSRSILVIGSIGTGRSYLVKYLATNSYVPFITVCLNKFLDNKPKGFFLDDIDIDDSDDIDASNDIDRELDTELELLTMMNALTMDMMSEIDRFYITLQFELAKAMSPCIIWIPNIHDLDVNESNYLALGLLVNSLSRDCERCSTRNSLVIASTHIPQKVDPALIAPNKLNTCIKIRRLLIPQQRKHFFTLSYTRGFHLEKKMFHTNGFESITMGSSARDLVALTNEALSISITQKKSIIDTNTIRSALHRQTWDLRSQVRSVQDHGILFYQIGRVVAQNVLISNCPIDPISIYMKKKSCNEGDSYLYKWYFELGTSMKKFTILLYLLSCSAGSVAQDLWSLPGPDEKNRITSYGFIENDSDLFHGLLEVQGALVGSSRTEKDCSQFDNDRVTLLFRSEPRDPLYMMQDGSCSIVDQRFLYEKYESEFEEGEGEAVLDPEQIEEDLFNHIVWAPRIWRPRGFLFDCIERPNELGFPYLAGSFRGKRIIYDEKYELQENDSEFLQSGTMQYQRRDRSSKEQGFFRISQFIWDPADPLFFLFKDQPFVSVFSHREFFADEEMSKGLLTSQTDPPTSIYKRWFIKNTQEKHFELLIQRQRWLRTNSSLSNGFFRSNTLSESYQYLSNLFLSNGTLVDRMTKTLLKKRWLFPDEMKIGFM
- the rpl23 gene encoding ribosomal protein L23, with the translated sequence MDGIKYAVFTDKSIRLLGKNQYTFNVESGSTRTEIKHWVELFFGVKVIAMNSHRLPGKVKRMGPILGHTMHYRRMIITLQPGYSIPPLRKKRT
- the rpl2 gene encoding ribosomal protein L2, with product MAIHLYKTSTPSTRNGAVDSQVKSNPRNNLIYGQHHCGKGRNARGIITVRHRGGGHKRLYRKIDFRRNTKDIYGRIVTIEYDPNRNAYICLIHYGDGEKRYILHPRGAIIGDTIVSGTEVPIKMGNALPLSTDMPLGTAIHNIEITLGKGGQLARAAGAVAKLIAKEGKSATLKLPSGEVRLISKNCSATVGQVGNVGVNQKSLGRAGSKCWLGKRPVVRGVVMNPVDHPHGGGEGRAPIGRKKPVTPWGYPALGRRTRKRKKYSETLILRRRSK